CTGGCGAAACCCGAGGAGGACCCTCATCACCCTGTTTTCCATGATCTTCGGGCTCACCATGATGATCGTAGGGTACGCTCTTATGGACGGGATGCTTGACCAGATGGTGCACTACGCCACCCTCCTGGGAACGGGGCATGTGCAGATCCACCATCCGGAATACCTTGAGGACCATTCCCTCTACGACACCATGCCGTCAACCCCCGAGGCCATCGCGGCCGCGTCCGGTTTCGGTGAGGCCGCGCCCAGGATCTTTGCCACGGCCCTCGTCAGCTCCGGCAAACAGTCGGCCGGAGGGCAGCTGTGGGGAATCGACCCGGCCCGGGAAAGTAACGTGACCGAGCTGCATAAGCACCTGAGCGAGGGCCGCTGGCTGGAACCGGAAGCACGGGAACAAGTGGTCCTTGGGAAGAACATCGCGAGGACACTTTCGGTCAGGCCTGGTGACGAGATCATCGTCCTGACCCAGGCGGCCGACGGTTCCCTGGGAAACGCCATCTTCACTGTCTCCGGCGTGTTCAAGAGCATCGGCGAAGCGGTGGATCGTGGAGGGGTTTTCATGCACATCAACGACCTTGCCACTTTGCTCGTCCTGGACGGCAAGATCCACGAGATCGCCGTAAGGCTCGACGAACCCGACAACCTCGACCTGGCCCGCGCCGGCATCCAGGAGCACCTCGACCCTGAACAGTACAAGGTCGAGGACTGGAAACAGCTTCTCCCGGAGCTGTCCGAGTACCTGCGCCTCAGTTCCTCCAGCATGGGCATCATGCTGCTCGTCATCTTTGCCGTCGCCGGTCTCGGTATCGTAAACACACAGCTCATGGCCCTGTTCGAGAGGACGAGAGAGATCGGCATAATGAGGGCCCTGGGCATGGGGCCGTTCCCGGTAGCCGCACTCCTCCTCATCGAAACGATCTTCCTTGCTCTCATGGCGGCCGCCGCGGGGGGAGTAACAGGATCCCTCTGGTCTTTACATCTGGAGAAGAACGGTTGGGACATATCGTGGATGGGCGGCAGCTTCGACTTCGTGGGGGTCGCCTTCGATCCCCACATGTACGCGACCCTGACCCTTGAGGCGGTCTTCCAGTCCGTGGCCATCATGTTCATCGTCGTCCTCGTGGTCATTTTGTATCCCCTGTTCAGGGCGACCAGGATCAGCCCGGTGGACGCCATCGGAAGGGGGCGGTGATGGTCGTCAAGCTCGCTTTCAGGAACCTCCGCCGAAACTTCCGCCGCACCCTGATCACCGTTTTGGCCATAGGGATCGGAACGGGCCTGGCCCTGTTCGGTGTCGGTCTCGGGGACGGCGGCCATTTCCAGATGATCGAAAACGGCGTAAGCATCGGCCAGGGACATCTGACCTTCCAGAAAGAGGGGTTCCTGGAATCTCCCTCCAACACCCTTTTCATTGAGGATCCGGCTCTTTTCATGGAGATCGCCGGCCGGTCAGATGACGTCGACCAGGCCTTTCCCCGGATCAGGGGAGATGGCATGCTGGCCACAGCGGCCGGCGCG
This bacterium DNA region includes the following protein-coding sequences:
- a CDS encoding ABC transporter permease, whose amino-acid sequence is MTLVRMAWRNLWRNPRRTLITLFSMIFGLTMMIVGYALMDGMLDQMVHYATLLGTGHVQIHHPEYLEDHSLYDTMPSTPEAIAAASGFGEAAPRIFATALVSSGKQSAGGQLWGIDPARESNVTELHKHLSEGRWLEPEAREQVVLGKNIARTLSVRPGDEIIVLTQAADGSLGNAIFTVSGVFKSIGEAVDRGGVFMHINDLATLLVLDGKIHEIAVRLDEPDNLDLARAGIQEHLDPEQYKVEDWKQLLPELSEYLRLSSSSMGIMLLVIFAVAGLGIVNTQLMALFERTREIGIMRALGMGPFPVAALLLIETIFLALMAAAAGGVTGSLWSLHLEKNGWDISWMGGSFDFVGVAFDPHMYATLTLEAVFQSVAIMFIVVLVVILYPLFRATRISPVDAIGRGR